In Drosophila nasuta strain 15112-1781.00 chromosome 2R, ASM2355853v1, whole genome shotgun sequence, a single genomic region encodes these proteins:
- the LOC132784154 gene encoding uncharacterized protein LOC132784154 has product MLISDNWLRAILFFIVATLAVLNGVTADDDVIDYRLPSAVVPTHYTLYLHPELDTGNFTGQELISIKVVEATKQIILHSNKLTITSVYVLNREVDKYELDPVREFLIIDLVEELTVDATITLGIVFGGESQNKLVGLYSSSYQTPAGQQRKIATTKFEPTYARQAFPCFDEPEMKATFNISVIHPSEGSYDAVSNMNKIETQNLGENTMATFGMSVPMSTYLACIIVSDFEKKTSTVRANGIGEDFEMGAYATPHQLSKVDFALDFGVAVTEYYIQYFKVPYPLPKLDMAAIPDFASGAMEHWGLVTYRETALLYDDDYSSTANKQSIAGTLAHEITHQWFGNLVTMKWWNDLWLNEGFARFMQYKGVNAVYPDWGMLEQFQILSMHSVLIFDAKLSSHPIVQKVESPDEITAIFDTISYDKAGSILRMLENLVGSEKFEEAVTNYLIKFEYGNTVTDDFLTEVAAVFSDLDVKQLMRTWTEQMGYPVLNVSRSNAGFTITQQRFLSNKESYNEEAEASEFNYKWSIPVTYILDTFASGEVKDLIFDYNLDAAGIEVDSDVKWIKLNVHQTGYYRVNYDSILWEVINNQLIEDPSRFDIADRAHLLNDAFALADASQLAYSVPLEMTSYLAQETDFVPWYVAASKLQSLKSSLQYTDSYSSYLTYARSILANVYSEVGWTVDADNHLRNRLRVSVLTAACSLGLPDCLSQAAQRFTNFVQNPTAANRPSPDLREIVYYYGMQQSSSESNWEKLLEIFKAETDASEKLKLMYGLSGVQDAQLLYRYLELATDESIVRSQDYFTCVQYIAGNPVGAPIVWEYYREQWPQLVERFGLNDRTLGRLIASITANFASEVKLEEVQYFFSKYPESGAGASSRLQAIETIKYNINWLQENSDEITTWLSGKLTVDVPTVKMLISENWLRAILFWAVAALAVINGVTADEEEIDYRLPTALAPTHYTLYLHPELDTGNFTGQELITIRVIEATKQIILHSNKLTISNVYVLNREVENYELDTVREFLIIDLAEELTVNAVITLGVLFEGQLLNKLTGLYSSSYQAPSGEQRNIATTQFEATYAREAFPCFDEPAMKATFQITVVHPSDAYDALSNMNKIETQYLGENTMATFGISVPMSTYLACIIVSDFESLSKTVQTNGIGNDFQLSAYATPHQLSKVQFALDFGAAVTEYYIQYFKVAYPLPKLDMAAIPDFASNAMENWGLLTYRETALLYDDDYSSTYNKQSIAAVLAHEITHQWFGNLVTMQWWNDLWLNEGFARFLQYKGVNAVYPDWGMLEQFQIIALHPVLVFDAKLSSHPIVQKAESPSEISALFDTISYEKAGSILRMLENLVGSEKFEEAVTNYLINFTYGNTVTDDFLTEVAAVVSDFDVKQLMRTWTEQMGYPVLNVTRTNAGFVITQQRFLSNKESYNEEAEASEFNYKWSVPVTYILDTFASDEVEDLIFQYDQDSVAIAASSDVKWIKMNVHQYGYYRVNYDSNLWEVINNQLIEEPTRFAIADRAHLLNDAFALADAGQLAYSVPLEMTSYLAQEKDFVPWYVAASKLQSLQSSLMYTDSYVSYINYARYLLTNIYSEVGWTVDADDHLKNRLRVSVLTAACALGVPDCLSQAAQRFTTWLNNPTAANRPAPDLREVVYYYGMQQSSSESNWEKLWEIFKAESDASEKLKLMYGLSGVQDPQLLYRFLNLGSDESIIRSQDYLTCIQNIAANPVGEPVVWEFYREQWPQLVERYGLNSRYLGRVIASITGRFESQVKLDEVEAFYKKYPESGAGAASRQQAIETIKYNINWLQENGASIANWLDGTANPLTVKNP; this is encoded by the exons ATGTTAATTTCAGACAATTGGCTACGCGCGATATTATTTTTCATCGTTGCAACATTGGCTGTGCTCAACGGAGTGACAGCTGATGATGACGTG ATTGATTATCGCCTGCCCTCGGCTGTTGTACCCACGCACTACACATTGTATCTGCACCCTGAATTAGACACTGGCAATTTCACAGGACAGGAACTGATTAGTATCAAAGTTGTCGAAGCAACGAAGCAAATCATTTTGCATTCGAACAAACTTACCATCACCAGTGTTTATGTGCTGAACAGAGAAGTTGACAAATATGAACTTGATCCTGTGCGTGAGTTCCTTATCATCGATTTGGTTGAGGAGCTTACAGTGGATGCTACCATTACTCTGGGAATAGTTTTTGGAGGAGAATCCCAAAATAAGCTTGTAGGATTGTATAGCAGCAGCTATCAAACGCCGGCTGGCCAGCAAAg GAAAATTGCCACCACGAAATTCGAGCCAACTTATGCACGCCAGGCCTTCCCCTGTTTCGATGAACCTGAAATGAAGGCAACATTCAACATCAGTGTCATTCATCCCAGTGAAGGCTCCTACGATGCTGTCTCCAATATGAACAAAATT GAAACGCAGAATTTGGGTGAAAATACAATGGCCACCTTTGGCATGAGCGTTCCAATGAGCACATATCTGGCATGTATTATTGTCTCAGATTTCGAGAAAAAAACGAGCACAGTCAGGGCCAATGGAATTGGTGAGGATTTCGAGATGGGTGCATATGCCACACCTCATCAGCTGAGCAAAGTAGATTTTGCCCTGGATTTTGGAGTTGCTGTCACAGAGTACTACATCCAGTACTTTAAAGTACCTTATCCTCTACCCAAGTTGGATATGGCTGCAATTCCCGACTTTGCTTCGGGTGCAATGGAACACTGGGGTTTGGTAACCTACCGCGAGACAGCTCTGCTATATGACGATGACTACAGCTCTACGGCAAACAAACAGTCTATAGCTGGAACCTTGGCTCATGAAATTACCCACCAATGGTTCGGTAATCTTGTTACCATGAAGTGGTGGAACGATCTCTGGCTAAATGAGGGATTTGCTCGGTTTATGCAGTACAAAGGAGTGAACGCCGTTTATCCAGACTGGGGAATG ttgGAACAATTCCAAATCTTGTCAATGCATTCAGTGCTGATCTTCGACGCCAAGCTCTCATCACACCCTATCGTTCAAAAGGTCGAGTCACCTGATGAGATTACCGCAATTTTCGATACGATTAGCTATGACAAAGCTGGCTCCATTCTTCGTATGCTGGAAAATCTTGTTGGCTCTGAGAAATTCGAGGAAGCAGTTACcaattacttaattaaattcgAGTACGGCAATACGGTCACTGACGACTTTTTGACCGAAGTAGCTGCTGTATTCAGCGACTTAGATGTTAAGCAATTGATGCGCACATGGACCGAGCAGATGGGTTATCCAGTGCTTAATGTATCACGATCTAATGCAGGTTTTACAATCACACAACAACGATTCCTCTCAAATAAGGAGAGTTATAACGAAGAAGCAGAGGCTAGTGAATTCAACTACAAGTGGAGCATTCCGGTTACATATATCCTAGATACCTTTGCCAGCGGTGAAGTCAAGGACCTGATATTCGACTATAATCTAGATGCAGCAGGAATTGAAGTGGACAGCGATGTTAAGTGGATCAAGTTGAATGTGCATCAGACTGGTTACTATCGTGTGAACTACGACAGCATCCTATGGGAGGTAATCAATAATCAACTTATCGAAGATCCCTCTCGTTTCGATATTGCCGATCGTGCGCATCTGTTGAATGATGCATTTGCCCTCGCCGATGCCAGTCAATTGGCCTACAGCGTGCCTCTGGAGATGACATCTTACCTGGCACAGGAAACGGACTTTGTGCCATGGTATGTGGCTGCCTCTAAGCTGCAGTCTTTGAAGAGTAGCCTGCAGTATACCGATAGTTATTCTTCGTACTTAACTTATGCACGTTCTATTCTTGCTAATGTCTACTCGGAGGTAGGCTGGACTGTAGATGCGGACAATCATTTGAGAAA CCGCCTGCGAGTTTCTGTGCTGACTGCAGCTTGTTCTTTGGGACTTCCTGATTGCCTTAGTCAAGCAGCTCAGCGTTTCACTAACTTTGTTCAGAATCCCACTGCTGCCAACCGGCCATCTCCTGATCTGCGCGAGATCGTCTACTACTACGGAATGCAACAATCGAGTAGCGAGTCAAACTGGGAGAAGCTTTTGGAGATTTTCAAGGCTGAAACCGATGCCAGCGAGAAGTTGAAGCTTATGTATGGTCTTTCCGGTGTGCAGGATGCTCAGCTGCTTTATCGTTACCTTGAACTGGCCACAGATGAGAGCATCGTTCGAAGCCAGGACTATTTCACCTGCGTTCAATACATTGCCGGCAATCCTGTGGGTGCACCGATCGTCTGGGAATACTACCGGGAACAATGGCCTCAGTTGGTAGAGCGCTTTGGACTTAATGATCGGACTTTGGGCAGACTTATTGCTAGCATTACAGCCAACTTTGCAAGTGAGGTGAAGTTGGAGGAGGTGCAATACTTCTTTAGCAAATATCCAGAGTCTGGAGCTGGTGCCAGTTCTCGTCTGCAGGCAATCGAAACCATTAAGTACAACATTAATTGGCTGCAAGAAAATAGCGATGAAATTACTACATGGCTAAGTGGAAAACTA ACTGTCGACGTTCCAACAGTTAAGATGTTAATATCGGAAAATTGGCTACGCGCGATATTATTTTGGGCAGTTGCTGCGTTGGCTGTGATCAACGGAGTGACAGCTGACGAGGAGGAG ATTGATTATCGTCTGCCCACGGCCCTTGCACCCACACATTATACGCTGTACTTGCACCCTGAATTGGATACTGGCAATTTTACGGGCCAGGAACTGATTACAATTAGAGTCATCGAGGCAACAAAGCAAATCATCTTGCATTCGAACAAATTGACCATCAGCAATGTTTATGTTCTGAACAGAGAGGTAGAAAACTATGAACTTGATACTGTGCGTGAGTTTCTCATCATTGACTTGGCGGAGGAGTTGACGGTAAATGCGGTCATCACTCTGGGAGTGCTGTTTGAAGGACAATTATTGAATAAGCTGACCGGACTATATAGCAGCAGCTATCAGGCGCCATCAGGGGAGCAAAG AAATATTGCTACAACGCAATTCGAAGCAACTTATGCACGTGAAGCTTTTCCTTGCTTCGATGAGCCCGCTATGAAGGCCACCTTTCAAATTACCGTCGTCCATCCGTCCGATGCCTACGATGCACTATCGAACATGAACAAAATT GAAACGCAGTACCTGGGTGAGAATACCATGGCTACCTTTGGTATTAGCGTTCCAATGAGCACGTATCTGGCATGTATCATTGTATCGGACTTTGAGTCATTAAGTAAGACAGTGCAGACCAATGGAATTGGAAACGACTTCCAGCTGAGTGCATATGCCACACCTCATCAGTTGAGCAAAGTACAATTCGCACTTGACTTCGGTGCTGCTGTCACAGAGTACTACATCCAGTACTTTAAAGTTGCTTATCCGCTACCCAAGTTGGATATGGCTGCAATTCCCGACTTCGCCTCAAATGCAATGGAGAATTGGGGATTGCTGACCTATCGCGAGACTGCTCTGCTCTATGATGATGACTACAGCTCTACCTACAACAAACAGTCTATAGCTGCAGTTTTGGCTCATGAGATTACTCATCAATGGTTTGGCAATCTTGTTACCATGCAATGGTGGAATGACCTGTGGCTAAATGAGGGATTCGCCCGGTTTTTGCAGTACAAGGGAGTGAACGCCGTTTATCCAGACTGGGGAATG CTTGAACAATTCCAAATAATTGCTCTACATCCGGTACTCGTTTTCGACGCGAAACTTTCTTCACATCCAATTGTTCAAAAGGCTGAGTCACCCAGCGAAATCTCCGCACTCTTTGATACGATTAGCTATGAGAAGGCTGGCTCCATACTTCGTATGTTGGAGAACCTTGTGGGTTCTGAGAAGTTTGAGGAAGCAGTTACCAATTATTTGATTAACTTCACCTACGGCAATACTGTCACTGATGACTTCTTGACCGAAGTAGCTGCTGTAGTCAGTGACTTCGATGTTAAGCAATTGATGCGCACATGGACCGAGCAGATGGGTTACCCTGTGCTTAATGTAACTCGCACTAATGCAGGTTTCGTCATTACACAACAGAGATTCCTCTCAAACAAGGAGAGCTATAACGAAGAAGCAGAGGCTAGTGAATTCAACTACAAGTGGAGCGTTCCAGTTACATATATCCTAGATACCTTTGCCAGTGATGAAGTCGAGGACCTGATCTTCCAATATGACCAAGACTCTGTAGCTATTGCAGCTTCCAGCGATGTTAAATGGATCAAAATGAATGTGCATCAATATGGATACTATCGTGTCAACTATGACAGCAATCTATGGGAGGTAATCAATAACCAACTTATTGAAGAACCCACTCGCTTTGCCATTGCCGATCGTGCGCATCTGTTGAATGATGCCTTTGCCCTCGCCGATGCCGGTCAATTGGCCTACAGCGTGCCTCTGGAAATGACATCTTACCTGGCCCAGGAGAAGGACTTTGTGCCATGGTATGTGGCTGCCTCTAAGCTGCAGTCTCTACAGAGCAGTCTGATGTACACTGATAGTTATGTTTCTTACATAAATTATGCGCGTTATCTTCTCACAAACATCTACTCAGAAGTTGGTTGGACTGTCGACGCAGACGATCATTTGAAAAA TCGCCTGCGAGTTTCTGTGCTAACTGCAGCGTGTGCGCTGGGAGTTCCTGACTGTCTCAGTCAAGCAGCTCAGCGTTTCACCACATGGCTCAATAATCCAACTGCTGCCAATCGACCAGCTCCTGATTTACGCGAGGTCGTCTACTACTACGGAATGCAACAGTCGAGTAGCGAATCTAATTGGGAGAAGTTGTGGGAGATTTTTAAGGCTGAATCCGATGCCAGCGAAAAGTTGAAACTTATGTATGGTCTGTCCGGTGTGCAGGATCCTCAGCTCCTTTATCGTTTCCTCAATCTTGGTTCGGATGAGAGCATTATTCGCTCGCAAGACTATCTGACctgcatacaaaatattgcCGCCAATCCTGTGGGTGAGCCGGTTGTCTGGGAGTTCTACCGGGAGCAATGGCCTCAGCTGGTTGAGCGCTATGGTCTAAATAGTCGCTATCTTGGCAGAGTGATTGCCAGTATAACTGGACGCTTCGAAAGCCAGGTGAAGTTGGATGAGGTTGAAGCattctacaaaaaataccCTGAGTCTGGAGCTGGTGCAGCGTCTCGTCAGCAGGCTATCGAAACCATCAAGTACAACATTAATTGGCTACAGGAGAATGGGGCTAGCATTGCCAATTGGCTGGACGGGACGGCCAATCCACTGACCGTCAAAAACCCATag
- the LOC132786605 gene encoding uncharacterized protein LOC132786605, protein MGKFVENLKDKITAERVAIFFGLLSTCLIVALVVVVVHRDNLWQQLSEAKEKLDVLEDYIQANVLTYLSNQIQPQAHSEF, encoded by the exons ATGGGCAAGTTcgtggaaaatttaaaag aTAAAATCACAGCAGAGCGTGTTGCGATCTTCTTTGGATTGCTATCGACTTGTCTGATTGTGGccctggttgttgttgtggtccACAGGGATAATCTGTGGCAGCAGTTGAGCGAGGCCAAAGAGAAGCTTGACGTGCTCGAGGATTATATACAGGCCAATGTTTTGACATATTTATCCAATCAGATTCAACCGCAAGCACACAGCGAGTTCTAG
- the LOC132784643 gene encoding glutamyl aminopeptidase isoform X1 — protein MVAWLTAKTVAIFLGLTATAFCIATIVLAVEKASLEDDLQDALDKLEVLTGSTTTPSTTTSATTPSEVTTPSGETTPSGATTPSGETTPSGATTPSGETTPSGESTPSGETTPSGETTPSAGTTSSSVNPIYPTLPTGLPNPEEIQWRLPTELQPVRYRLYLYPDLETGACEGTVSIQFQLNAVTNLIVLHAKDLNVHSISILNMMARMRIAIDKYYLDETRELLMIELKEVLSTSKAYTLSVSFDCDLSSLVGFYRSSYTDEDGNQKWIASTKFEPTYARLAFPCFDEPHMKAQFAITIAKPKGSDYHVLSNMPVSTEEDVGDLTEVIFQETLPMSTYLAAFVISDFKYTTTTIGDTSIELRVYSTPAQVDKTQYALETGAGVTAYYIDYFNISYPLPKLDMVAIPDFVSGAMENWGLVTFRETALLYDKSTSSSVNQQRVAVVVAHELAHQWFGNLVTMNWWNDLWLNEGFASYIEYKGVDHMHKDWDMMNQFVTAELHPVLKIDATLASHAIVKSIESPDEITEYFDTITYSKGAALVRMLENLVTEEKFRNATTRYLSSHMYSTATTDDYLTAFEAEDIDIDVKLIMQTWTEQMGLPVVEVVQNGNTYRLTQKRFLANQDDETAVVEPSSFNYRWSIPITYTTSADSTVQSTIFNYNDNEATITVPSTATWIKLNKDQVGYYRVNYPEALWSSLTSALKTSRLTFSTADRAHLLNDANALAEAGQLAYAIALELSTYLESEEDYVPWSVGTAMLTSLRNRVYYTNQYKNFTVYGRKLLTPIVEKLTYTVGEDHLENQLRIKVLNAACSIGHESALEQATTLFNQWLAAPATRPSPDIRDVVYYFGLQQVNTEAAWDQVWQLYLTEPDAQEKLKLMNALAAIKVPWLLQRYINLAFDETKVRRQDYFTLIGYISTNPVGQGLVWDYVRENWTQLVERFGINERNLGRLIPTITARFSTQTKLEEMEQFFAKYPDAGAGTLARQQALETVKSNIKWLELNQTPVGDWLATYAEQATASNSIP, from the exons ATGGTTGCCT GGTTAACGGCCAAGACAGTGGCCATATTTCTGGGACTGACTGCAACAGCTTTCTGTATCGCAACGATTGTGTTGGCTGTCGAGAAGGCCAGCCTGGAGGATGATCTACAGGATGCACTAGATAAGTTAGAAGTGCTCACGGGAAGCACAACAACACCAAGTACCACGACTAGCGCTACCACACCGAGTGAAGTTACTACTCCGAGTGGCGAAACTACACCAAGTGGAGCCACTACGCCTAGTGGGGAAACCACACCTAGTGGAGCAACTACGCCTAGTGGCGAAACTACACCCAGTGGAGAATCTACTCCAAGTGGCGAAACGACACCAAGTGGAGAAACAACACCTAGTGCAGGCACTACGTCGTCTAGTGTGAATCCAATCTATCCTACACTGCCCACTGGACTTCCCAACCCTGAAGAG ATCCAATGGCGTCTGCCGACTGAGCTGCAACCCGTTCGCTATCGTCTTTACTTATATCCGGATCTGGAGACAGGTGCTTGCGAAGGAACCGTGTCCATACAATTCCAATTGAATGCCGTAACCAATCTGATTGTGCTGCATGCCAAGGATCTGAATGTGCACAGCATCAGTATTCTCAATATGATGGCACGTATGCGTATTGCGATTGATAAGTATTATCTGGATGAGACACGTGAGCTGCTGATGATCGAGTTGAAGGAGGTGCTGAGCACAAGCAAGGCCTACACACTGTCCGTTAGCTTTGACTGCGACTTGAGTAGCCTGGTTGGTTTCTATCGCTCCAGCTACACAGATGAGGATGGCAACCAGAA ATGGATCGCCTCCACCAAGTTCGAGCCCACCTATGCCCGCTTGGCCTTCCCCTGCTTCGACGAACCTCATATGAAGGCACAGTTTGCCATCACGATTGCCAAGCCAAAGGGCAGCGATTATCATGTGCTTTCTAACATGCCTGTCTCT ACTGAGGAGGATGTTGGAGATCTAACTGAGGTGATTTTCCAAGAAACGCTACCCATGAGCACATATCTGGCGGCCTTTGTTATCTCCGACTTTAAGTACACGACCACCACGATTGGAGACACTAGCATTGAACTGCGCGTGTATTCGACACCTGCCCAAGTAGACAAGACGCAATACGCACTGGAGACGGGTGCTGGAGTCACTGCCTATTACATTGATTACTTTAACATCTCGTATCCTCTGCCCAAGTTGGATATGGTTGCCATACCCGACTTTGTGTCTGGAGCCATGGAGAACTGGGGTCTGGTGACGTTCCGTGAAACCGCCTTGCTGTATGACAAGAGCACCAGCTCTAGTGTGAATCAGCAGCGTGtggctgtcgttgttgctcaTGAGTTGGCCCATCAATGGTTTGGTAATCTGGTCACCATGAACTGGTGGAACGATCTGTGGCTAAATGAGGGTTTCGCCTCCTACATTGAATACAAGGGTGTCGACCATATGCACAAGGATTGGGATATG ATGAACCAATTTGTGACGGCTGAGCTGCATCCTGTGCTGAAAATTGACGCCACTCTAGCTTCACACGCCATTGTCAAGTCAATTGAAAGTCCCGATGAAATCACCGAATACTTTGATACCATCACCTACTCAAAGGGCGCTGCTTTGGTGCGCATGTTGGAGAATCTTGTCACAGAGGAGAAATTCAGAAATGCCACCACACGCTATTTGAGCAGTCATATGTATAGCACAGCCACAACTGATGATTACTTGACTGCTTTCGAGGCGGaagatattgatattgatgttAA GCTGATTATGCAAACTTGGACTGAACAAATGGGTCTGCCTGTGGTTGAGGTTGTTCAAAATGGCAACACTTACAGGCTGACGCAGAAGCGTTTCCTTGCTAATCAGGATGATGAGACTGCCGTAGTGGAGCCCTCTTCCTTTAA CTACCGCTGGTCTATTCCCATTACCTACACGACTAGCGCTGACAGCACTGTGCAGAGCACGATCTTTAACTACAACGATAATGAGGCCACCATTACAGTGCCCAGCACTGCCACTTGGATCAAGCTCAACAAGGATCAGGTTGGCTACTACCGTGTCAACTATCCTGAGGCGCTGTGGAGTTCTCTTACTTCGGCGCTGAAGACTTCACGACTAACCTTTAGCACTGCCGATCGTGCCCATTTGTTGAACGATGCCAATGCTTTAGCCGAAGCTGGACAGCTAGCTTATGCCATCGCTCTTGAATTGAGTACGTATCTGGAAAGCGAGGAGGACTACGTTCCCTGGAGCGTGGGTACAGCAATGCTGACATCGCTGAGAAATCGTGTGTACTACACCAATCAGTACAAGAACTTTACAGTGTACGGTCGCAAATTGCTGACACCCATTGTAGAGAAGCTTACCTATACCGTTGGCGAAGATCATCTGGAAAA tcaATTGAGAATCAAAGTACTGAACGCTGCCTGCAGCATTGGACATGAAAGCGCCCTGGAACAGGCAACCACATTGTTCAACCAATGGCTGGCCGCTCCTGCCACTCGTCCTAGCCCTGATATAAGAGATGTCGTGTACTACTTTGGTTTGCAGCAGGTGAACACAGAGGCCGCCTGGGATCAGGTCTGGCAGCTGTACTTGACTGAGCCCGATGCCCAGGAGAAACTTAAGCTGATGAACGCTCTGGCAGCTATTAAAGTGCCATGGCTGTTGCAACGCTATATCAATTTGGCTTTTGATGAGACCAAAGTGCGCAGACAGGATTACTTCACTCTGATCGGCTACATTTCGACAAATCCCGTGGGCCAGGGTCTCGTCTGGGACTATGTCCGTGAGAATTGGACGCAGCTGGTGGAGCGCTTTGGCATTAATGAGCGTAATTTGGGTCGTCTGATTCCAACTATTACCGCCCGTTTCTCAACGCAAACTAAACTGGAAGAGATGGAGCAGTTCTTCGCCAAATACCCAGATGCCGGCGCTGGCACCTTGGCTCGTCAGCAGGCCTTGGAGACTGTGAAGTCCAACATTAAGTGGTTGGAATTGAACCAAACGCCAGTGGGCGATTGGTTGGCCACATATGCAGAGCAGGCCACAGCCAGCAATAGCATCCCATAA